A single genomic interval of Coregonus clupeaformis isolate EN_2021a chromosome 36, ASM2061545v1, whole genome shotgun sequence harbors:
- the LOC121552585 gene encoding solute carrier family 22 member 2-like codes for MYQATLNVGFLVGSITFGYLADRFGRKISFLMSNLLNGVAGILVAAAPNYISMLVFRTIFGFAVKGVWMSVYVLITELVGVEYRRMVGVIFQMFFSVGILVLTLIAYLITDWHWLQVAFTVPYFIFLSYFWLIPESPRWLLSQNNSTKAKEITEAIAKENKKTLSKNIETLSDDNAETSTASFLDLVRTPNMRKHTFILMFNWFTSAIVYQGLIMRVGIAGGNVYIDFLISGLVEFPAAFLILFTIDRIGRRLPFATANIVAGVSCFITAMIPDSYFWVKTVVACVGRLGITMAFEMVVFANTELYPTFVRNLGVSVCSTLCDIGGIVSPFLLYRLATIWLELPLIIFGAIAFVAGGLVLLLPETRGVTLPETINDIEFPNRHKENCLKSQQLTNLLPTDMTTNKETTIV; via the exons ATGTACCAGGCTACACTCAATGTGGGCTTCCTCGTTGGAAGCATAACTTTTGGATACCTGGCTGACAG GTTCGGCAGAAAAATTAGCTTCTTGATGTCCAACCTCTTGAATGGGGTTGCTGGAATACTTGTAGCAGCGGCTCCAAACTATATATCCATGCTTGTATTTCGCACAATCTTTGGCTTTGCTGTCAAGGGAGTCTGGATGTCTGTATATGTGCTTA TTACTGAGCTGGTGGGAGTTGAGTACAGGAGGATGGTGGGTGTGATTTTCCAGATGTTCTTCAGTGTGGGTATTCTCGTTTTGACCCTCATTGCCTACCTCATCACTGACTGGCACTGGCTGCAGGTGGCCTTCACTGTTCCTTACTTCATATTTCTATCTTACTTCTG GTTGATCCCAGAGTCTCCAAGATGGCTTCTCTCTCAGAACAACTCAACCAAAGCTAAGGAGATCACTGAGGCAATAGCGAAGGAAAACAAGAAAACCCTCTCCAAGAACATTGAG ACGCTGAGCGATGACAATGCAGAGACCTCAACTGCCTCTTTCCTGGATCTGGTCAGAACTCCAAACATGAGAAAGCACACCTTCATCCTCATGTTCAACTG GTTCACTAGTGCTATTGTCTACCAGGGTCTTATCATGCGTGTGGGAATCGCAGGAGGAAACGTCTACATTGACTTCCTGATCTCTGGCCTGGTAGAGTTCCCTGCTGCCTTCCTAATCCTCTTCACCATCGATCGTATTGGACGTCGTCTTCCCTTTGCTACGGCCAACATTGTAGCTGGAGTATCCTGCTTCATCACTGCTATGATCCCAGATA gttACTTCTGGGTCAAAACAGTTGTGGCCTGCGTTGGCCGGTTGGGCATCACCATGGCATTTGAGATGGTGGTGTTTGCGAACACTGAATTATACCCCACCTTTGTCAG GAACCTGGGCGTGTCAGTGTGCTCCACTCTGTGTGACATCGGAGGCATCGTTTCCCCGTTCCTGCTCTACAGACTGGCTACCATCTGGCTGGAACTGCCACTCATCATCTTCG GGGCGATAGCGTTCGTAGCTGGAGGTTTAGTCTTGCTGTTGCCTGAGACCAGAGGTGTAACACTTCCTGAGACTATCAATGACATTGAGTTCCCAAACAG ACACAAAGAAAACTGCCTGAAGAGTCAACAGCTGACAAATCTCTTGCCCACTGACATGACGACCAACAAAGAAACTACAATCGTCTGA